A genomic region of Salinibacter pepae contains the following coding sequences:
- a CDS encoding NAD(+)/NADH kinase, protein MVYGITGNPTKDALWAPLAKLIDRLTDDDLPFRIHAPIATGLVEQGLVDEERCRAHAVDDVAAAGDIVLSFGGDGTLLRTAHRTGPNGTPLLGVNIGRLGFLADIEIGQIHDAIDALEAGDYRTEERLALQADLESGSGLDTEWALNEFVLDRSGAAGLIEIEVAVDGTPLNTYWADGLIISTPTGSTAYSLSTGGPIITPGVDAIILTPIAPHTLTVRPIVLPADATITCQVRENDQPYVFAADGQSTMFDEHNLEFSVERADHAVNLVKLPGQHFFHTLRSKLMWGARRSEEPTDRGQSISAPRDPSPLKGE, encoded by the coding sequence ATGGTCTACGGCATCACTGGCAACCCGACCAAGGACGCGCTCTGGGCCCCATTGGCAAAACTCATCGACCGGTTGACGGACGACGACCTTCCGTTTCGGATTCACGCGCCCATCGCCACCGGCCTCGTGGAGCAGGGCCTCGTCGACGAGGAGAGGTGCCGCGCCCACGCCGTGGACGACGTGGCGGCGGCCGGCGACATCGTACTGTCTTTTGGGGGGGACGGGACCCTCCTGCGCACCGCCCACCGCACGGGGCCGAACGGCACGCCGCTCCTGGGCGTCAACATCGGCCGCCTCGGCTTTCTCGCCGACATTGAGATCGGCCAAATTCACGACGCGATCGATGCCCTGGAGGCCGGGGACTACCGGACCGAGGAACGGCTCGCCCTCCAGGCCGACCTGGAATCCGGCTCGGGGCTCGACACGGAGTGGGCCCTCAACGAATTCGTGCTGGACCGCAGTGGGGCCGCCGGCCTCATCGAAATCGAGGTGGCCGTTGACGGGACGCCGCTCAACACCTACTGGGCCGATGGCCTTATCATCAGCACCCCGACCGGCTCCACGGCGTACTCGCTCTCCACCGGCGGCCCCATCATCACCCCCGGGGTGGACGCCATCATCCTAACCCCCATCGCCCCCCACACCCTCACGGTCCGCCCGATTGTCCTCCCGGCCGACGCCACCATCACCTGCCAGGTTCGTGAGAACGACCAGCCGTACGTCTTTGCCGCGGACGGGCAGAGCACGATGTTCGACGAGCACAACCTGGAATTCAGTGTGGAACGGGCCGACCACGCGGTCAACCTCGTCAAGCTCCCCGGCCAACACTTTTTCCACACCCTGCGCTCGAAACTGATGTGGGGCGCACGCCGTTCGGAGGAGCCGACTGACCGCGGGCAATCCATCTCTGCCCCGCGCGACCCATCCCCGTTGAAGGGGGAATGA
- a CDS encoding class II fumarate hydratase: protein MSSDYRTESDSLGDVRVPAEALYGAQTQRAKENFPVSDLRFSRRFIEALGHVKRAAARANQDLDRLGDETAEAIVDAAEEVIDGRHDEDFVLDIFQTGSGTSTNMNANEVIANRASVLLGAGRGSKAVHPNDDVNMSQSSNDTIPTTLHVAARMGIEHDLLPALEALQGALEEKAEAFDDVLKSGRTHLMDATPVRLGQEFGGYAAQIEHAIQRIELASNRLSEVTLGGTATGTGLNCPEGFPETALQHLTDATELSFYKTGNHFAQQAGKELYVDAHGALNTLATALLKIANDLRLLSSGPTSGIGEITLPVIQPGSSIMPGKVNPVQSEQVMMVATQVTGNHQTLTVANTHGNFELNVMMPVMAHAMLQSIDLLANSVDAFRGKCVEGIEADRERCRELLELNPSVATALNTAIGYDKASEVAKTAAKNRESVRTVVKQMGLLDEDQLDEYLDIRRMTQPGVPGGDAS from the coding sequence ATGAGCTCCGACTACCGAACCGAAAGCGACTCCCTCGGGGACGTGCGCGTCCCCGCCGAGGCCCTCTACGGCGCCCAGACCCAGCGGGCCAAGGAGAACTTTCCGGTCAGCGACCTTCGGTTCTCCCGCCGCTTCATCGAGGCGCTCGGCCACGTCAAGCGCGCCGCCGCCCGGGCCAACCAGGACCTCGACCGCCTGGGGGACGAGACCGCCGAGGCGATCGTCGACGCCGCCGAGGAGGTGATCGATGGCCGGCACGACGAGGACTTCGTGCTCGACATTTTTCAAACCGGCAGCGGCACCTCCACGAACATGAACGCCAACGAGGTGATCGCCAACCGGGCGTCGGTGCTCTTGGGGGCCGGCCGCGGCAGCAAGGCGGTCCACCCCAACGACGACGTCAACATGTCGCAGTCGTCGAACGACACCATCCCGACCACCCTGCACGTCGCCGCCCGGATGGGCATTGAGCACGACCTGCTGCCGGCCCTGGAGGCCCTGCAGGGCGCGCTCGAGGAGAAGGCCGAAGCCTTCGACGACGTGCTCAAGAGCGGCCGGACGCACCTGATGGACGCCACCCCGGTGCGGCTGGGCCAGGAATTCGGCGGGTACGCGGCCCAGATCGAGCACGCCATCCAGCGGATTGAGCTGGCGTCAAACCGCCTCTCGGAAGTCACCCTCGGCGGCACCGCCACGGGCACGGGCCTCAATTGCCCGGAGGGCTTCCCCGAAACGGCCCTCCAGCACCTCACCGACGCCACCGAGCTCTCGTTCTACAAGACGGGGAACCACTTTGCCCAGCAGGCCGGCAAGGAGCTCTACGTGGACGCCCACGGCGCCCTGAACACCCTCGCGACGGCCCTGCTCAAAATCGCAAACGACCTGCGCCTCCTCTCCAGCGGCCCCACGAGCGGCATCGGCGAGATCACCCTTCCGGTCATCCAGCCCGGCTCCTCCATCATGCCCGGGAAGGTGAACCCGGTACAGAGCGAGCAGGTGATGATGGTCGCCACGCAGGTCACGGGCAACCACCAGACCCTCACCGTCGCCAACACGCACGGCAACTTTGAGCTGAACGTGATGATGCCGGTGATGGCCCACGCCATGCTGCAAAGCATCGACCTGCTCGCAAACAGCGTGGACGCCTTTCGCGGCAAGTGCGTGGAGGGCATCGAGGCAGACCGGGAGCGCTGCCGGGAGCTTCTGGAATTGAACCCCTCCGTCGCGACGGCCCTCAACACGGCCATCGGCTACGACAAGGCCAGCGAGGTCGCGAAGACGGCCGCGAAGAACCGCGAAAGCGTCCGGACGGTTGTAAAACAAATGGGACTTCTCGACGAGGACCAGCTCGACGAGTACCTGGACATCCGGCGCATGACGCAGCCGGGCGTGCCCGGCGGGGATGCGTCGTAG
- a CDS encoding trypsin-like peptidase domain-containing protein: MSTQGKVSLAVVVGGAFLAGILFATAGANLFGVGDAVGTSSQAANLDGSTQIEQPPPNTPNGFETAFSDVAQSVNPAVVQIRAAKVVDRRMRNPFEGTPFERFFGQRGPSEPEVRQGLGSGVVVRSDGHIVTNNHVIQDAERLSVQTLDGEQYQAEVVGTDPYKDLAVLKVDASDMTAISFGNSEQVSVGQWVMAFGSPLDPQLNNSVTAGIISALGRLQASPQRGRSSSQGGGVQNFIQTDAAINPGNSGGPLVNLQGELVGINTAIVSRSGGNQGIGFAIPSSTVERIATQIIEEGDVRRAYLGIRYGGAPETLVDNENLPKGSAVVSQVEEGAPADEAGLEAGDIITGINGTPLEDYLQLGNQIASMRPGEEAELQINRDGETRTLTVTLGARGESMTASSDDRSESNGPSSAEALQEELGLQLQDVTPDMARRLGLDEAQGVVITGVDQSNRMIRESGLQPRQIIFKMAGEQISDMGTFMEVYRSVEPGDAFRMAVRNPDGFVFVTSLRRPADTE; this comes from the coding sequence ATGAGCACGCAAGGCAAAGTCTCTCTCGCCGTCGTTGTTGGTGGCGCCTTCTTGGCCGGCATTCTGTTCGCCACCGCGGGGGCCAACCTGTTTGGGGTGGGCGACGCCGTGGGCACCTCCAGTCAGGCCGCAAACCTCGATGGGTCTACGCAAATTGAGCAGCCTCCCCCCAACACGCCCAACGGGTTTGAGACCGCATTTTCGGACGTTGCCCAGTCCGTCAACCCCGCCGTCGTCCAGATCCGGGCGGCCAAGGTGGTGGACCGCCGGATGCGCAACCCGTTCGAGGGCACCCCGTTCGAGCGGTTCTTTGGGCAGCGCGGGCCGTCGGAGCCGGAGGTCCGGCAGGGGCTCGGCTCCGGCGTCGTCGTGCGCTCCGACGGACACATCGTCACCAACAACCACGTGATTCAGGACGCTGAGCGGCTGAGCGTTCAGACCCTGGACGGCGAGCAGTATCAGGCCGAGGTCGTGGGAACCGACCCGTACAAGGACCTGGCCGTGCTCAAGGTGGATGCGTCCGACATGACGGCCATCAGTTTCGGCAACTCGGAGCAGGTTAGCGTTGGGCAGTGGGTCATGGCGTTTGGCTCCCCCCTCGACCCTCAACTCAACAACAGCGTCACGGCCGGCATCATCAGCGCCCTTGGCCGCCTTCAGGCCAGCCCACAGCGGGGCCGGAGCTCCAGTCAGGGCGGTGGGGTGCAGAACTTTATCCAGACCGACGCGGCCATCAACCCCGGCAACTCCGGTGGGCCCCTCGTAAACCTGCAGGGGGAGCTCGTGGGCATTAACACGGCCATCGTGTCCCGGTCCGGCGGCAACCAGGGCATCGGGTTCGCCATTCCGTCCAGCACCGTCGAGCGCATCGCCACTCAGATCATTGAAGAAGGCGACGTGCGACGGGCCTACCTCGGCATCCGCTACGGCGGGGCCCCCGAGACCCTCGTCGACAACGAGAATCTTCCGAAGGGGTCGGCGGTCGTTTCACAGGTGGAAGAGGGCGCCCCCGCGGACGAGGCGGGCCTTGAGGCCGGCGACATCATCACGGGCATCAACGGGACGCCGCTGGAAGACTACCTCCAGCTGGGCAATCAGATCGCCAGCATGCGCCCCGGAGAGGAGGCGGAGCTTCAGATCAATCGTGACGGGGAAACCCGCACCCTTACGGTCACGCTCGGCGCCCGCGGCGAGAGCATGACGGCGTCGTCCGACGACCGCAGTGAAAGCAATGGCCCGTCGTCCGCCGAGGCGCTTCAGGAGGAGTTGGGCCTTCAGCTGCAAGACGTCACGCCCGACATGGCGCGGCGCCTCGGGCTCGATGAGGCCCAGGGCGTCGTCATCACGGGCGTGGACCAGTCCAACCGGATGATCCGCGAATCGGGCCTCCAGCCCCGACAGATTATCTTCAAGATGGCCGGGGAGCAGATCTCGGACATGGGCACCTTCATGGAGGTCTACCGGAGCGTCGAGCCCGGCGATGCGTTCCGGATGGCGGTCCGGAATCCCGACGGGTTCGTCTTCGTCACGAGCCTCCGTCGCCCGGCCGATACCGAATAA
- a CDS encoding glycerol dehydrogenase, producing the protein MADVFQSPAAYVQGRGVVDAIGTHAAPLGEKALLLADDTVLEIVGDRVRAGLAEAGLDATAAKFEGEASEAETERLTRIARNHDIDVVVGAGGGKALDTAKAVREGLDGGAMVSMPTVASTDAPTSALSVIYSDRGEFEEYWFYDAHPDLVLVDTEIIAAAPTRLFRSGIADGLATWFEADATVRSEGETIVGGTPTRAGHQLARLCYETLRDHGLSAIDAVERDAVTEAVEAVTEANTLLSGLGFESGGLAAAHSIHNGLTQLDATHDATHGEKVNIGIITQLILEGREDSFVGDYITFSRRLGLPVTLADIGIEDPTGRPLDTVAEAACDDAETIHNQPFRVTVPMVRDALKTVDGIADRVR; encoded by the coding sequence ATGGCAGACGTTTTTCAGTCCCCCGCAGCATACGTGCAAGGACGGGGCGTTGTCGACGCGATTGGGACCCACGCGGCGCCCCTGGGCGAAAAGGCCCTGCTTCTGGCCGACGATACCGTTCTCGAGATCGTCGGGGATCGCGTGCGGGCTGGCTTGGCGGAGGCGGGGCTGGACGCGACGGCCGCTAAATTTGAAGGGGAAGCCTCCGAAGCAGAAACCGAGCGTCTGACGCGGATCGCCCGCAATCACGACATCGACGTTGTCGTCGGCGCGGGGGGCGGCAAGGCGTTGGACACGGCCAAGGCCGTTCGCGAAGGCCTGGACGGCGGCGCCATGGTCTCGATGCCCACCGTTGCCTCCACGGATGCCCCAACGAGTGCACTGTCGGTCATCTACTCGGACCGCGGCGAGTTTGAGGAATACTGGTTTTACGACGCGCACCCTGACCTCGTGCTGGTCGATACCGAAATCATTGCGGCCGCCCCGACGCGTCTCTTCCGATCGGGGATTGCCGACGGCCTCGCGACGTGGTTCGAGGCCGACGCCACCGTCCGCTCGGAGGGAGAAACCATCGTCGGGGGCACCCCCACTCGGGCGGGCCATCAACTCGCCCGGCTCTGTTACGAGACGCTGCGGGACCACGGGCTGTCGGCCATAGACGCGGTCGAGCGCGATGCCGTTACGGAGGCGGTGGAGGCCGTCACTGAGGCCAACACCCTCCTCAGCGGCCTCGGGTTCGAGAGCGGCGGGCTCGCCGCTGCGCACTCCATCCACAACGGGCTGACTCAGCTCGACGCCACCCACGACGCCACCCACGGAGAGAAGGTCAACATTGGGATCATCACCCAGCTCATTCTGGAAGGGCGAGAGGACAGCTTCGTCGGGGACTACATCACGTTTTCCCGGCGGCTTGGCCTGCCGGTCACGCTTGCCGACATCGGGATCGAAGATCCAACGGGCCGTCCCCTCGACACCGTCGCCGAAGCAGCCTGCGACGATGCAGAGACGATCCACAACCAGCCGTTCCGGGTGACCGTCCCCATGGTGCGGGACGCCCTGAAGACAGTCGACGGGATTGCCGATCGGGTCCGGTAG
- a CDS encoding isoamylase early set domain-containing protein: MIKKVNKQSSDRVKVTFVLPEDHPYGGEVSVVGDFNDWTPGAHQFVRRSNQTYSTNVLLPEDARYAFRYYSEEDGWINEEEADDFEPNGYGTTNCVVTT; the protein is encoded by the coding sequence ATGATCAAGAAAGTAAATAAGCAGTCCAGCGATCGCGTCAAGGTTACGTTCGTCCTCCCGGAGGACCATCCGTACGGGGGGGAGGTCTCGGTCGTGGGCGACTTCAACGACTGGACGCCCGGCGCGCACCAGTTCGTCCGCCGCAGCAACCAGACCTACAGCACGAACGTGCTGCTGCCCGAAGATGCACGCTATGCCTTTCGCTACTACAGTGAGGAGGACGGGTGGATCAATGAGGAGGAGGCCGACGACTTTGAGCCCAACGGCTACGGCACGACCAACTGCGTGGTGACAACGTAG
- a CDS encoding prephenate dehydrogenase, with amino-acid sequence MIERLTIIGTGLIGGSLGLAWAQRQPETTIVGHDRPEVLERAEERGAIDEKAADPLSAVADTDLVVLATPLATTVRLLDTIADALPEGCFVTDVASVKEPVLDQAADVLPDHAIFLGGHPMAGAEHSGIDHADPLLFENAVYSLCLPEETDEAALDEGLAPLVELIEATGSRPLVLDSARHDRLVAATSHVPQLLSVALVNLVATTEDDADRDLALQLAGGGFRDMTRIASSPFDVWRDVLVGNERAIHDALSRLRRGLRTLRNRLIEEDLDALEDAFDEARTARDAMPRDSKGFLHPLFDVYVRAPDEEGVIHELSGHLLDADLNIKDIELQTIRDGTGGTFRLAFETGEDAEQAVAVLSAAGYEARRP; translated from the coding sequence ATGATCGAACGCCTTACCATCATCGGAACGGGTCTCATCGGCGGCTCTCTCGGGCTCGCCTGGGCCCAGCGCCAGCCCGAGACCACGATCGTCGGGCACGACCGGCCGGAGGTGTTGGAGCGGGCTGAGGAACGGGGCGCCATCGACGAGAAAGCGGCCGATCCCCTGTCGGCCGTCGCGGACACCGACCTCGTCGTCTTGGCCACCCCCCTCGCCACGACCGTCCGGCTGCTCGACACCATTGCCGACGCCCTTCCGGAGGGGTGCTTCGTAACCGACGTGGCCTCGGTGAAAGAGCCCGTGCTGGATCAGGCCGCGGACGTGCTCCCCGATCACGCCATATTTCTGGGGGGCCACCCGATGGCCGGCGCCGAGCACAGCGGCATCGACCACGCCGACCCGTTGCTCTTCGAGAACGCGGTCTACAGCCTCTGCCTGCCGGAGGAAACCGACGAGGCGGCCCTCGACGAGGGGCTGGCCCCCCTCGTCGAGCTGATCGAGGCCACCGGCAGCCGGCCGCTCGTGCTGGATTCCGCCCGCCACGACCGCCTCGTCGCCGCCACCAGCCACGTGCCGCAGCTCTTGTCCGTGGCCCTCGTCAACCTCGTGGCCACGACCGAGGACGACGCGGACCGCGATCTTGCCCTCCAGCTCGCCGGGGGCGGGTTCCGCGACATGACGCGCATCGCGTCTTCTCCCTTCGACGTGTGGCGGGACGTGTTGGTGGGCAACGAGCGGGCGATCCACGACGCCCTGAGCCGCCTGCGCCGGGGCCTGCGCACCCTCCGCAACCGCCTCATCGAGGAGGACCTGGACGCCCTCGAGGACGCCTTCGACGAGGCCCGCACGGCCCGTGACGCCATGCCCCGGGACAGCAAGGGCTTCCTTCACCCGCTGTTCGACGTCTACGTCCGGGCCCCGGACGAGGAGGGCGTCATCCACGAACTGTCGGGGCACCTCCTCGACGCGGACCTCAACATTAAGGACATCGAGCTTCAGACCATTCGGGACGGGACTGGGGGCACCTTTCGATTGGCGTTTGAGACGGGGGAAGACGCCGAACAGGCCGTCGCGGTGCTATCGGCGGCCGGCTACGAAGCGCGCCGCCCGTAG